In Sphaeramia orbicularis chromosome 1, fSphaOr1.1, whole genome shotgun sequence, a genomic segment contains:
- the LOC115433868 gene encoding NACHT, LRR and PYD domains-containing protein 12-like isoform X2, whose product MTARDLLDILDDLGEEEYERFRWCLLQVQSSKGVIRKGQLEKAKKCETVDLLIQTYELPEAVEVTKQLLKDIPRNDLVQRLSATSPQTKVSLSVGDADVGETVKKRFSELLRPKTPTPSPRPSPKSSAPSSPTSPTALSPTSPTTDSPPISSAVLPSPQLSPDFCETKDLMVPVPEPQSITYYKQMLQSNLHDRFMCAQEGWTDKKDEQCLHDVFMELYVTTGGDVHINSQHEVREIETAENFEGTEKSVNLSNIFTPPSEKYKPIRNLVTSGVAGIGKTFFVHKFILDWTDGKANQDIHLLFPFNFRQLNSLKGLKFSLAELIHECIPESKDITKEALNYIFTTLDASGNTNYDRSGFKLLFVLDGLDECHLNLNLKAMDTLPFDLTKPTKSDVMLRKLINRKLLRSARIWVTTRPAASNQIPRDLIDRMTEVRGFNDQQKEDYFKKRFRDENQARAIFSHIKASRSIHIMCHIPVFCWIIAIVLEDVLKTSKDGELPKTLTEMYTEFLVFQIVHMKGKYGPERCMLYIQALAKLAFEQLEKSKLIFYEKDLKGIGIDVSEVSVYSGVFTEVFKEERGRKKDEVRMFSFVHASVQEFLAAVHVRMSLVLRNKNVMSMRHIRFQFLQQFAKKTSTTKIHKIAIDKTLQSPNGHLDLFLRFLLGLSLQNNNDKLQMLLQKRGSSLQPHQFLLQHLLTDTEDGSETNEETIKYIKKKIGENLSAEKSINLFHCLNELNDRSLVEDIQQYLSSDSLNTDQLTPAQWSALVFILLTSEEDLDVFELKKFSAKEEAFLKLLPVVKASKKALLGCCALAQRSCKALSSVLICQSCSLRELDLSGNELQDSGVKELCSGLESPHCKLENIMLNCCKLSDRSCKVLAGVINSRSSGLRSLDLSYNNLQDSGVKCLSSALKSPKCSLETLSLSGCHLSDRSGEILSSVLSSETSSLLKLSLSNNRLQDSGLKSLLAGLQDPNCILKTLSLSDCLLTREGFTALASALKSNPSNIRELDLSYNHPEQSGIKELSAALENPQCRLDILRLSGCYLSESYCEALSTILSSQSSSLRELDLSYNDLQDSGVKLLSTPLGSPNCKLKILRLCGTNLFRKSCKALSSVLSCHSSSLTEIDLSNNDLQDSGVKLLSEGLRSPHCKLEILRLSGCQITEEGCVAVVSALKSQSRNLREVDLSYNHPGESEVKLLSAIGAPLRMDNGGQQRLTRGLKKYTCELTLDTNTMNKHLEVLDNNKKGDWLECDADPKQGWL is encoded by the exons ATGACGGCGAGGGACCTCCTGGACATTCTGGACGACCTGGGGGAGGAGGAGTATGAGCGTTTCCGATGGTGTCTGCTGCAAGTGCAGAGTTCAAAGGGTGTCATCAGGAAAGGTCAGCTTGAGAAGgccaaaaaatgtgaaacagtGGATCTGCTGATACAGACATATGAACTTCCTGAAGCAGTGGAAGTGACCAAGCAGTTGTTGAAGGATATTCCCAGGAATGACCTGGTGCAGCGCCTGTCTGCCACAAGTCCACAAACAAAAG TGTCTCTCTCAGTGGGTGACGCCGATGTTGGAGAGACAGTGAAGAAGAGGTTTTCTGAACTTCTTCGGCCCAAGACTCCTACACCTTCTCCCAGACCATCTCCTAAATCTTCAGCACCTTCTTCTCCCACTTCTCCCACAGCTCTTTCTCCGACTTCTCCTACAACAGATTCTCCTCCCATTTCTTCTGCTGTCCTTCCTTCTCCTCAACTTTCCCCTGACTTCTGCGAGACTAAAG ATCTGATGGTTCCAGTACCAGAGCCACAATCCATCACTTATTACAAACAAATGCTTCAGTCAAACCTCCATGACAGGTTTATGTGTGCACAAGAAGGATGGACTGATAAGAAAGATGAGCAATGTCTGCATGATGTTTTCATGGAGCTATATGTCACAACTGGAGGCGATGTCCACATCAACTCACAGCATGAGGTCAGAGAGATTGAAACAGCTGAAAACTTTGAAGGAACAGAGAAGTCAGTTAACCTCTCAAACATTTTCACCCCCCCTTCTGAGAAATACAAACCGATCCGAAATCTGGTGACCAGTGGAGTCGCTGGAATTGGCAAAACCTTCTTCGTGCACAAGTTTATCCTGGATTGGACAGATGGAAAAGCCAATCAGGACATACATCTCCTGTTCCCTTTCAACTTCCGTCAACTCAACTCACTGAAGGGACTGAAGTTTAGTTTGGCAGAGCTCATTCATGAATGCATCCCAGAATCCAAAGACATCACAAAGGAGGCACTGAATTACATCTTCACAACTCTAGATGCATCAGGAAACACCAACTATGACAGAAGTGGGTTCAAACTTCTGTTTGTCTTAGATGGACTGGATGAGTGTCACCTTAACCTGAATCTCAAAGCCATGGATACTCTCCCTTTCGATCTAACTAAGCCAACTAAATCAGATGTCATGCTGAGGAAACTCATCAACAGGAAACTGCTACGCTCAGCTCGCATCTGggtaaccacacgacctgcagcgtCAAATCAGATCCCACGAGATTTAATTGACAGaatgacagaggtcagagggttcaatGATCAACAGAAGGAAGACTACTTCAAGAAGAGATTCAGAGATGAGAATCAGGCTAGGGCAATCTTCTCCCACATCAAAGCCTCCCGAAGCATTCACATCATGTgccacatcccagtcttctgctggatcattGCTATAGTTCTGGAGGATGTGCTGAAGACCAGCAAGGATGGAGAgttgcccaagaccctgactgagatgtacacaGAGTTCCTGGTCTTTCAGATTGTTCACATGAAAGGGAAGTATGGTCCAGAAAGATGCATGCTGTACATACAGGCATTAGccaaactggcctttgagcagctggaAAAAAGCAAACTGATCTTCTATGAAAAAGATCTAAAAGGGATTGGCATTGACGTCAGTGAAgtctcagtgtactcaggagtctTCACCGAGGTCTTTAAAGAGGAGCGTGGAAGAAAGAAGGATGAAGTCAGGATGTTCAGCTTCGTTCATGCAAGTGtacaggagtttctggctgcagtTCATGTAAGGATGTCACTAGTTTTACGCAACAAAAATGTGATGTCCATGCGACACATTAGATTCCAGTTCTTGCAACAGTTTGCCAAAAAAACATCCACAACAAAGATTCACAAGATCGCAATCGACAAGACCTtgcagagtccaaatggacatcTAGACCTGTTCCTTCGTTTCCTCTTGGGTCTTTcactgcaaaacaataatgataaactaCAGATGCTGCTGCAGAAGAGAGGAAGTAGCCTCCAACCCCACCAGTTTCTTCTGCAACATCTGTTGACAGATACAGAAGATGGCTCAGAGACAAATGAGGAAACAATCAAgtacataaagaaaaaaattggcgAGAATCTGTCAGCAGAGAAAAGCATCAATCTGTTCCACTGCCTGAATGAGCTGAATGATCGCTCTCTGGTGGAGGACATCCAACAGTACCTGAGTTCAGACAGCCTCAACACTGACCAGCTgactcctgctcagtggtcagctctggtcttcaTCTTACTGACATCAGAAGAAGATCTGGACGTGTTTGAGCTGAAGAAGTTCTCAGCCAAAGAGGAGGCTTTTCTGAAGttgctgccagtggtcaaagcctccaaaAAAGCTCT GCTGGGATGCTGTGCTCTGGCACAGAGAAGCTGTAAAGCTTTGTCCTCAGTTCTCATTTGCCAGAGTTGTTCTCTGAGAGAACTTGACTTGAGTGGCAACGAGCTGCAGGATTCAGGAGTCAAAGAATTATGCTCTGGGCTGGAGAGTCCACACTGCAAACTTGAGAATATCAT gtTAAATTGCTGTAAGCTCTCTGACAGAAGCTGTAAAGTTTTGGCGGGAGTTATCAACTCCAGGTCTTCTGGTCTGAGAAGTCTTGACCTGAGTTACAACAACCTGCAAGATTCAGGAGTAAAGTGCTTGTCTTCTGCACTGAAGAGTCCAAAATGTTCACTGGAAACTCTAAG CCTGAGTGGCTGCCATTTGTCAGACAGAAGTGGTGAaattctgtcctcagtcctgagCTCTGAGACCTCCAGTCTGTTAAAGCTCAGCCTGAGTAACAACCGTTTGCAAGATTCCGGATTGAAGTCACTGTTGGCTGGATTGCAGGATCCAAACTGCATCCTAAAAACTCTCAG cttatCTGATTGTCTCCTCACAAGAGAAGGCTTCACTGCTCTGGCTTCAGCTCTTAAGTCCAATCCCTCCAATATCAGAGAGTTAGATCTGAGTTACAACCATCCAGAACAGTCTGGAATAAAGGAGTTGTCTGCAGCCTTGGAGAATCCACAGTGCAGACTAGACATTCTCAG GCTGAGTGGCTGTTATCTGTCAGAGTCCTACTGTGAAGCTCTGTCGACCATTCTCAGCTCCCAGTCCTCCAGCCTCAGGGAACTTGACCTAAGTTACAATGACCTGCAAGATTCAGGAGTGAAACTGCTTTCAACTCCACTGGGAAGTCCAAACTGTAAACTGAAAATTCTCAG GCTTTGTGGCACTAATTTGTTTCGGAAGAGTTGCAAGGCTTTGTCCTCCGTTCTCAGCTGCCATTCATCAAGTCTCACAGAGATTGACCTGAGCAATAATGACCTCCAGGACTCAGGAGTGAAATTATTGTCTGAAGGCCTCAGGAGTCCACACTGTAAACTGGAAATTCTAAG ACTGTCAGGCTGTCAGATCACAGAGGAAGGCTGTGTTGCTGTGGTCTCGGCTCTGAAATCCCAATCCCGCAATCTGAGGGAGGTCGATCTCAGTTACAACCATCCCGGAGAATCTGAGGTGAAGCTGCTCTCAGCCATTGGTGCCCCCCTCAG GATGGACAATGGTGGACAGCAGAGGCTCACCCGTGGGCTGAAAAAGT ATACCTGTGAACTCACGCTGGACACCAACACGATGAACAAACACCTTGAAGTGTTGGACAACAACAAGAAG GGGGACTGGTTGGAGTGTGACGCAGACCCGAAGCAGGGCTGGCTGTAA
- the LOC115433868 gene encoding NACHT, LRR and PYD domains-containing protein 12-like isoform X1, whose translation MTARDLLDILDDLGEEEYERFRWCLLQVQSSKGVIRKGQLEKAKKCETVDLLIQTYELPEAVEVTKQLLKDIPRNDLVQRLSATSPQTKVSLSVGDADVGETVKKRFSELLRPKTPTPSPRPSPKSSAPSSPTSPTALSPTSPTTDSPPISSAVLPSPQLSPDFCETKDLMVPVPEPQSITYYKQMLQSNLHDRFMCAQEGWTDKKDEQCLHDVFMELYVTTGGDVHINSQHEVREIETAENFEGTEKSVNLSNIFTPPSEKYKPIRNLVTSGVAGIGKTFFVHKFILDWTDGKANQDIHLLFPFNFRQLNSLKGLKFSLAELIHECIPESKDITKEALNYIFTTLDASGNTNYDRSGFKLLFVLDGLDECHLNLNLKAMDTLPFDLTKPTKSDVMLRKLINRKLLRSARIWVTTRPAASNQIPRDLIDRMTEVRGFNDQQKEDYFKKRFRDENQARAIFSHIKASRSIHIMCHIPVFCWIIAIVLEDVLKTSKDGELPKTLTEMYTEFLVFQIVHMKGKYGPERCMLYIQALAKLAFEQLEKSKLIFYEKDLKGIGIDVSEVSVYSGVFTEVFKEERGRKKDEVRMFSFVHASVQEFLAAVHVRMSLVLRNKNVMSMRHIRFQFLQQFAKKTSTTKIHKIAIDKTLQSPNGHLDLFLRFLLGLSLQNNNDKLQMLLQKRGSSLQPHQFLLQHLLTDTEDGSETNEETIKYIKKKIGENLSAEKSINLFHCLNELNDRSLVEDIQQYLSSDSLNTDQLTPAQWSALVFILLTSEEDLDVFELKKFSAKEEAFLKLLPVVKASKKALLGCCALAQRSCKALSSVLICQSCSLRELDLSGNELQDSGVKELCSGLESPHCKLENIMLNCCKLSDRSCKVLAGVINSRSSGLRSLDLSYNNLQDSGVKCLSSALKSPKCSLETLSLSGCHLSDRSGEILSSVLSSETSSLLKLSLSNNRLQDSGLKSLLAGLQDPNCILKTLSLSDCLLTREGFTALASALKSNPSNIRELDLSYNHPEQSGIKELSAALENPQCRLDILRLSGCYLSESYCEALSTILSSQSSSLRELDLSYNDLQDSGVKLLSTPLGSPNCKLKILRLCGTNLFRKSCKALSSVLSCHSSSLTEIDLSNNDLQDSGVKLLSEGLRSPHCKLEILRLSGCQITEEGCVAVVSALKSQSRNLREVDLSYNHPGESEVKLLSAIGAPLRMDNGGQQRLTRGLKKYTCELTLDTNTMNKHLEVLDNNKKVKWADGKQTCPDHPDRFDHCKQILCTDGVTGRCYWEVEWEGEVEIAVAYSVLRRKGNSADCKLGENNHSWSLSCSGEHYTLCHNNVKTDRMSFLSVCNKVAVYVDCPAGTLSFYRANSDPLVHLYTFRTTFTGPLYPAFGLKPQSTLVLC comes from the exons ATGACGGCGAGGGACCTCCTGGACATTCTGGACGACCTGGGGGAGGAGGAGTATGAGCGTTTCCGATGGTGTCTGCTGCAAGTGCAGAGTTCAAAGGGTGTCATCAGGAAAGGTCAGCTTGAGAAGgccaaaaaatgtgaaacagtGGATCTGCTGATACAGACATATGAACTTCCTGAAGCAGTGGAAGTGACCAAGCAGTTGTTGAAGGATATTCCCAGGAATGACCTGGTGCAGCGCCTGTCTGCCACAAGTCCACAAACAAAAG TGTCTCTCTCAGTGGGTGACGCCGATGTTGGAGAGACAGTGAAGAAGAGGTTTTCTGAACTTCTTCGGCCCAAGACTCCTACACCTTCTCCCAGACCATCTCCTAAATCTTCAGCACCTTCTTCTCCCACTTCTCCCACAGCTCTTTCTCCGACTTCTCCTACAACAGATTCTCCTCCCATTTCTTCTGCTGTCCTTCCTTCTCCTCAACTTTCCCCTGACTTCTGCGAGACTAAAG ATCTGATGGTTCCAGTACCAGAGCCACAATCCATCACTTATTACAAACAAATGCTTCAGTCAAACCTCCATGACAGGTTTATGTGTGCACAAGAAGGATGGACTGATAAGAAAGATGAGCAATGTCTGCATGATGTTTTCATGGAGCTATATGTCACAACTGGAGGCGATGTCCACATCAACTCACAGCATGAGGTCAGAGAGATTGAAACAGCTGAAAACTTTGAAGGAACAGAGAAGTCAGTTAACCTCTCAAACATTTTCACCCCCCCTTCTGAGAAATACAAACCGATCCGAAATCTGGTGACCAGTGGAGTCGCTGGAATTGGCAAAACCTTCTTCGTGCACAAGTTTATCCTGGATTGGACAGATGGAAAAGCCAATCAGGACATACATCTCCTGTTCCCTTTCAACTTCCGTCAACTCAACTCACTGAAGGGACTGAAGTTTAGTTTGGCAGAGCTCATTCATGAATGCATCCCAGAATCCAAAGACATCACAAAGGAGGCACTGAATTACATCTTCACAACTCTAGATGCATCAGGAAACACCAACTATGACAGAAGTGGGTTCAAACTTCTGTTTGTCTTAGATGGACTGGATGAGTGTCACCTTAACCTGAATCTCAAAGCCATGGATACTCTCCCTTTCGATCTAACTAAGCCAACTAAATCAGATGTCATGCTGAGGAAACTCATCAACAGGAAACTGCTACGCTCAGCTCGCATCTGggtaaccacacgacctgcagcgtCAAATCAGATCCCACGAGATTTAATTGACAGaatgacagaggtcagagggttcaatGATCAACAGAAGGAAGACTACTTCAAGAAGAGATTCAGAGATGAGAATCAGGCTAGGGCAATCTTCTCCCACATCAAAGCCTCCCGAAGCATTCACATCATGTgccacatcccagtcttctgctggatcattGCTATAGTTCTGGAGGATGTGCTGAAGACCAGCAAGGATGGAGAgttgcccaagaccctgactgagatgtacacaGAGTTCCTGGTCTTTCAGATTGTTCACATGAAAGGGAAGTATGGTCCAGAAAGATGCATGCTGTACATACAGGCATTAGccaaactggcctttgagcagctggaAAAAAGCAAACTGATCTTCTATGAAAAAGATCTAAAAGGGATTGGCATTGACGTCAGTGAAgtctcagtgtactcaggagtctTCACCGAGGTCTTTAAAGAGGAGCGTGGAAGAAAGAAGGATGAAGTCAGGATGTTCAGCTTCGTTCATGCAAGTGtacaggagtttctggctgcagtTCATGTAAGGATGTCACTAGTTTTACGCAACAAAAATGTGATGTCCATGCGACACATTAGATTCCAGTTCTTGCAACAGTTTGCCAAAAAAACATCCACAACAAAGATTCACAAGATCGCAATCGACAAGACCTtgcagagtccaaatggacatcTAGACCTGTTCCTTCGTTTCCTCTTGGGTCTTTcactgcaaaacaataatgataaactaCAGATGCTGCTGCAGAAGAGAGGAAGTAGCCTCCAACCCCACCAGTTTCTTCTGCAACATCTGTTGACAGATACAGAAGATGGCTCAGAGACAAATGAGGAAACAATCAAgtacataaagaaaaaaattggcgAGAATCTGTCAGCAGAGAAAAGCATCAATCTGTTCCACTGCCTGAATGAGCTGAATGATCGCTCTCTGGTGGAGGACATCCAACAGTACCTGAGTTCAGACAGCCTCAACACTGACCAGCTgactcctgctcagtggtcagctctggtcttcaTCTTACTGACATCAGAAGAAGATCTGGACGTGTTTGAGCTGAAGAAGTTCTCAGCCAAAGAGGAGGCTTTTCTGAAGttgctgccagtggtcaaagcctccaaaAAAGCTCT GCTGGGATGCTGTGCTCTGGCACAGAGAAGCTGTAAAGCTTTGTCCTCAGTTCTCATTTGCCAGAGTTGTTCTCTGAGAGAACTTGACTTGAGTGGCAACGAGCTGCAGGATTCAGGAGTCAAAGAATTATGCTCTGGGCTGGAGAGTCCACACTGCAAACTTGAGAATATCAT gtTAAATTGCTGTAAGCTCTCTGACAGAAGCTGTAAAGTTTTGGCGGGAGTTATCAACTCCAGGTCTTCTGGTCTGAGAAGTCTTGACCTGAGTTACAACAACCTGCAAGATTCAGGAGTAAAGTGCTTGTCTTCTGCACTGAAGAGTCCAAAATGTTCACTGGAAACTCTAAG CCTGAGTGGCTGCCATTTGTCAGACAGAAGTGGTGAaattctgtcctcagtcctgagCTCTGAGACCTCCAGTCTGTTAAAGCTCAGCCTGAGTAACAACCGTTTGCAAGATTCCGGATTGAAGTCACTGTTGGCTGGATTGCAGGATCCAAACTGCATCCTAAAAACTCTCAG cttatCTGATTGTCTCCTCACAAGAGAAGGCTTCACTGCTCTGGCTTCAGCTCTTAAGTCCAATCCCTCCAATATCAGAGAGTTAGATCTGAGTTACAACCATCCAGAACAGTCTGGAATAAAGGAGTTGTCTGCAGCCTTGGAGAATCCACAGTGCAGACTAGACATTCTCAG GCTGAGTGGCTGTTATCTGTCAGAGTCCTACTGTGAAGCTCTGTCGACCATTCTCAGCTCCCAGTCCTCCAGCCTCAGGGAACTTGACCTAAGTTACAATGACCTGCAAGATTCAGGAGTGAAACTGCTTTCAACTCCACTGGGAAGTCCAAACTGTAAACTGAAAATTCTCAG GCTTTGTGGCACTAATTTGTTTCGGAAGAGTTGCAAGGCTTTGTCCTCCGTTCTCAGCTGCCATTCATCAAGTCTCACAGAGATTGACCTGAGCAATAATGACCTCCAGGACTCAGGAGTGAAATTATTGTCTGAAGGCCTCAGGAGTCCACACTGTAAACTGGAAATTCTAAG ACTGTCAGGCTGTCAGATCACAGAGGAAGGCTGTGTTGCTGTGGTCTCGGCTCTGAAATCCCAATCCCGCAATCTGAGGGAGGTCGATCTCAGTTACAACCATCCCGGAGAATCTGAGGTGAAGCTGCTCTCAGCCATTGGTGCCCCCCTCAG GATGGACAATGGTGGACAGCAGAGGCTCACCCGTGGGCTGAAAAAGT ATACCTGTGAACTCACGCTGGACACCAACACGATGAACAAACACCTTGAAGTGTTGGACAACAACAAGAAGGTGAAATGGGCTGATGGGAAGCAGACGTGTCCGGATCATCCAGACAGATTTGACCACTGTAAACAGATTCTTTGCACTGACGGggtgactggtcgctgttactgggaggtggagtgggAAGGGGAGGTCGAAATAGCTGTGGCATACAGTGTCTTGAGAAGGAAAGGGAACAGTGCCGACTGCAAACTGGGTGAGAATAATCACTCATGGAGTCTGAGCTGCTCTGGTGAACATTACACATTATGCCACAACAACGTAAAGACAGACAGAATGTCCTTCTTATCCGTCTGTAACAAAGTggcagtgtatgtggactgtcctgctggcaCTCTGTCCTTCTACAGAGCCAATTCAGACCCTCTGGTCCATCTTTACACTTTCAGGACCACATTCACAGGACCCCTCTACCCGGCGTTTGGCCTCAAGCCTCAATCCACACTGGTTCTGTGTTGA
- the LOC115417361 gene encoding transmembrane protein 121-like yields MVPPTSTTANKPHICLLSVLIMTSLALMDAYLVEQNPGPRRLSVCITVLAGDACFLVVLRYVGVWVGLEVHTARRGYAMILWFFYIFILEIKVYFVYQNYKSENESAGVNRRVLTLLLSVFTPIVFLTLAAVDHLEYLRPYKKREEIRSRLFWVVVDLLDVLDVQANLWELQRDGRPLWVEGLTFFYCYILLLVLPCVSLSEISLQGVNIVPHKMMLYPLVSLASINITTLLIRGGNLLIFHDLRVSGVMMAKNIIAIVVKSCSLVQYRKHQPETPPPGKDEEQKKDAPTTVAAVQTVLVPRVVIEDFTSIPEEEEEEEEQEEEKEEEEEEEEEEEEEDSRENQQ; encoded by the coding sequence ATGGTGCCTCCAACATCAACAACCGCCAACAAACCCCACATCTGCCTCCTTTCTGTCCTGATCATGACCAGTCTGGCGCTGATGGACGCCTACCTCGTGGAGCAGAACCCTGGTCCCAGGAGGCTCAGCGTCTGCATCACCGTTTTGGCGGGAGATGCTTGCTTCCTTGTCGTGCTCCGTTATGTGGGTGTCTGGGTGGGGTTGGAGGTGCACACGGCCCGCCGAGGCTATGCCATGATCCTCTGGTTCTTCTACATCTTCATCCTGGAGATTAAAGTCTACTTTGTGTATCAGAACTATAAATCTGAGAACGAGTCGGCTGGTGTAAACAGGAGGGTGCTGACGCTGCTGCTGTCGGTGTTTACACCCATTGTGTTCCTGACACTGGCCGCTGTTGACCATCTGGAGTATCTACGACCGTacaagaagagagaggagatTCGGAGCCGACTGTTCTGGGTGGTGGTGGACCTGCTGGATGTTCTGGACGTCCAGGCCAACCTGTGGGAGCTGCAGAGAGATGGGCGCCCCCTGTGGGTAGAGGGGCTGACCTTCTTCTACTGCTACATCCTGCTGCTGGTGCTGCCATGTGTTTCCCTGAGTGAGATCAGCCTGCAGGGCGTCAACATCGTCCCACATAAGATGATGCTGTACCCCCTGGTCAGCCTGGCCTCCATCAACATCACCACGCTGCTGATCCGGGGGGGGAACCTACTCATATTCCACGACCTGCGAGTGTCGGGGGTCATGATGGCCAAGAACATCATCGCTATTGTTGTAAAGAGCTGCAGTTTGGTTCAGTACAGGAAGCACCAGCCAGAGACTCCTCCCCCAGGGAAGGATGAGGAGCAGAAGAAAGATGCCCCAACCACCGTCGCTGCCGTCCAGACAGTGCTGGTGCCCAGAGTGGTGATTGAAGACTTCACCTCcataccagaggaggaggaggaggaggaggagcaggaggaggagaaggaggaggaggaggaggaggaggaggaggaggaggaggaggacagtcgGGAGAACCAACAATGA